The genomic DNA CTTCGTCCCGGTGGGGGCCGACATCGGCCCCGACGGCCTGTTCTATCTGTTGGAGCGTGATTTCACCGGCATCGGCTTCCGGTCCCGGGTGCGGCGGTTCGACATGACCGGCGGTCAGGCCGAAACCCTGTTCCAGACCAGCACGAACACCTACGACAACCTCGAAGGCCTCAGCGTCTGGCGCGACGCCACCGGGGCGATCCGGCTAACCATGGTGTCCGACGACAATTTCAAGTTCTTCCAGCAAACCCAGATCGTCGAATACCGCGTCACCGATTGACGCGGACAGGGCAGAGGGCTAAGCCGCGCCGTCCCCGGATGATCCGGGGGCCAAGTGCCGCACCCTTGTCAAAACGGACCACATCATGACTCGTATCCTTCCCGGCGTGATCGCCATGGCCGCCATTGTCGTGGCCTCCAACATCCTCGTGCAGTTCCTCATCGCCGACGGCCTGCTGACCTGGGGCGCGTTCACCTATCCGCTGGCGTTCCTCGTCACCGACCTGATGAACCGCATCTACGGCGTCTCCGCCGCCCGCCGCGTCGTGGGGGTCGGCCTGATCGTCGGCATCGTCTGTTCCCTGATCGGCAGCCAGATCCAGCTGGAATACGGCCCCGCCGTCCCGATCCGCGTCGCCATCGCCTCGGCCACCGCCTTCGGTGTGGCGCAACTGCTGGACATCGCCGTCTTCAACCGCCTGCGCATGGGTGTCTGGTGGGTGGCGCCCCTCGGCTCGACACTGGTGTCCTCCGTCGTCGATACGGTCATCTTCTTCTCCATCGCCTTTGCCGCCACCTTCAACGGCGTCAGCGCCATGGCCGCCGATCAGGTGATCTGGGCGCAGGACGCCGTGCCGTTCCTGAACATGGGGCCGGTCGTCCCGCTCTGGGTGTCACTCGCCGTGGCCGACTGGTCGGTGAAAATCGCCGTCGCCCTCATAGCGCTCGTGCCATTTCGCCTGATTGTTGGGCGGGTCACACAGGCGCGCGTATAATCGCGATGGGTGGTATATTTTAATTTGACATACACTTTATGTGTGCCACCTTCGGACTTAGGCGAAACATTTGAAAGGAGGTGATCCAGTGCATCATGAAGTTCTGGAGACGTGTGTCGGGACAGCTTGGGGGGTTCTGATCTAGGGCAGCCCCTGGGTGAGATTCCCCTCAGGTGGGTGGCCATGCGTGGTCCCTAACCGACCCACCTCCGATATTCAGGAAAGGGCTATCCCATCGCCGGGGTAGCCCTTTTTTTGTCATTTGCATTGCAAATGACAAAAAAGCGGTGGGGGTAAACGTTTGGCGCAGCCAAATGTGGCCCCACTCAGGCGTGTGACACACCACACTGGCAAAACCCCCCAAATCCACTAGATGTCCCCCATGGCCGACGACCTTTTCATCACCCCCACCATCACCCTGCAGGGGTGGGAGCTGACAGAGCAGTTCACCCGCGCCTCCGGTCCCGGCGGGCAGAACGTGAACAAGGTCTCGACGGCGGTGGAACTGCGGTTCGAGGCGGAACGCTCGCCCAGCCTGCCCGACCCGGTCAAGGCGCGGCTAAAGCGGCTGGCGGGGCGGCGCTGGACGCTGGACGGCGCGCTGGTGCTCTTCGTGCAGGACACCCGGTCACAGGCCCGCAACCGCGACCTCGCCCGCGAGCGCCTCGCCGAGCTGATCGTCCGCGCGACTGAGAAACCCAAACGCCGCGTGGCGACGAAGCCGACCTACGGATCGGTGAAGCGCCGCCTGAAAGCGAAGAAGGTCAGGGGTGAGGTGAAGGCTTTAAGGGGGACGGTGGAGGAGTGATCAAGATTAGAAATCGGGATTATAACGTTCCGCTAAAAATCCAACTAAGAACGAAGCAGCATGGTCAGCCGACAGATCCCTGAAAAAATCATCTACTTTTTCATTGCAAAGATCAGATATTCCCCTGATAGAAACAACATTAACGGTTGGAGTATTCTTGAAGTAGTCGGTTGCCCATTTTGCGGCTTTAGAAATACCGCCCGACTCCATCTCTACAACCCGATATCCATTATCATCCGCATATATTTCCTCTCTCACATCTTTTTGGTTTAAAACAAAATCCCAACTAAATATTTTACCGAACTTTACGATTGGCACCTTTCTATTGAAATAGATTGAGGGGTCAAAACCAATGAGATCGTCTCGAAGGGCATCATCTACCTTCGTAACCGCTTGAGCCCAAGCTGTTACCTTTTGAATAAAATCTCGGGACGAACTATCAAAGCTCACGACTGACTTACTTGCGTCACCAGTCTCAATATCTTTTGCATACTTTCTAAGGTGTCGCAGCAGTACATCATTAACAGGATAATCTAAGTGCTTTTTAGATCTCATCCGTTGGGACATTTCCTTGCCTGAAATTTTATCGTATCCGCGCCAATGAATCGACTCAGAAACAATAACATTTCCCAATTGCGCTTTCGTGGGGTTAAGCGATCCACCAATTCCGCAAAATATCAGTAGCTTGGGTCTAGGCTGCGTGTAAATCAACTGTGCGACTTCTAACGCCGAATTTGCGTTTCCCGCAGCTCCAAGACATTTAGTCAAGACCTTGAGGTCACCACTGCCCATCCCAATCCGAGCATTCGGAAGCAGCCACCTTGTGATTCCGATGTCTAGCTCAGCATCAGTTGCCGGAACTCTGCGTGCCGAATTCGCTGTCAGATGAAGATCCACGGCAACCTGCTCTAAATCATCAAGTGCAGTAACAATTAATACATCATAGTCTTCAATCTGAGTTTTATCAAAAGAACTCAGGTCCCTGTCAATGGTCATATAACGCTCAATTTCTATCTATACAGGCTGTCGCGATGGAAATGTACTTCTTCTTCGCCACCGGCACCATAAGCTCTTATAAAGAGTATTCTATGCCGATAGGCGAGCGGATCAAGATTCCCGTTTTTTGCGAGCGTCAAAAGTTGAGCGGAAGCACCCCTCCCACCCAAACTAAACCCAATCTCAAAACACCCATCATGAATAGACGAAATCTTCGAAAACAACCGAAATTCTCGGTACAAAGTTCCTTGAAAAGATAAAACACGATTGACGGCTGCTGAGTTCATTTCTCCAAAAAATCCGATGATCGAATCGACATTATCGCCATAGCCGACCTCGACAAACATTGGAGATGATTTTCTGGCATACTCAAAAGCAGCCAACTCTTGCGCTCTAGCCATTTTGCCCTACCTCATCGGGTATTTGCCCCAATATTTTGTGGTAGTATGCCATAGAAATACCAAATGTGAAGCCAAATTTTAAGATCAGATGTGGACGCTAAAACTGTACCGACAACTACTCAATGATTCTTTAATGGAACTCACGGTACCGATGGATGTTCCACATCTTGAAATGCCAGCGGCAAACTTCACACCAGCACCTCAACCCGCTCCTGCGCCCCCACCCCGAACACGCGCTTATACCGTGCGATCTCGTCCACCGGTCCCATCGCCTTGTTCGGGTTGTCCGACAGCTTCACCGTGGGCCGTCCGTCGGCCGCGACGGCTTTGCAGACCAGCGAGAACGGCGCCAAGGCGTCGTCCGCCACCAACCCGATAAAATCGTTGGTCAGCATCGTGCCCCAGCCAAAGCTGACGCGGACGCGGCCGGCGAACTGGGTGTGCAGCTCCACGATCTTGTCCACGTCAAGGCCGTCGGAGAAGATCACCAGTTTCGTCAAAGGGTCCTCTCCGTGCGACTGCCACCAGCGGATCGCGGCCTCTGCCCCCGCCGCCGGATCACCCGAGTCGATGCGGACGCCGGTCCAGCCCGCCAGCCAGTCGGGCGCGCCCGACAGGAACCCCGGCGTGCCATAGGTGTCGGGCAGAATGATCCGCAGGTTGCCGTCGTGTTCCGCCTGCCAGTCCGACAGCACGTCGTAGGGCGATTGCCGCAGGGCCGCGTCGCCGTCGGCCAAGGCCGCATAGACCATCGGCAATTCATGGGCGTTGGTGCCGATCGCCTCCATATCGCGGCTTTTGGCGATCAGGCAGTTGGAGGTGCCGGTGAAGGCATCCCCCAACCCCTCCTGCAGCGCCTGCACGCACCAGTCCTGCCAGAGGAAGCTGTGCCTGCGCCGGGTGCCGAAGTCCGCGATCTTCAACCCCGGATGGGCGCGCAGGCGTTCGACCTTTTCCCAGACCTTCGTCATGGCGCGGGCATACAGCACCTGCAGCTCGAACCGCCCCATGTCGCGCAGCACGGCGCGGGACCGCAGTTCCATCAGGATCGCCAGCGCCGGGATTTCCCACAGCATGACCTCTGGCCAGGACCCTTGAAACGTCAGTTCATACTGCCCGTCGCGCTTTTCCAGATGGTAGGGCGGCAGGCGCAATTTCTCGAACCAGTCCATGAAGTCGGGCGTGAACATCGACCGCTTGCCGTAAAAGGTATTGCCGCGCATCCAGGTCGACTCGCCGCGGGTCAGCGACAGGGACCGGACGTAATCCAGCTGTTCGCGCAACTCGCCCTCGTCCACCAGATCGGCGAGGCGGATGGATTTGGTGCGGTTGATCAGCGAGAATGTGACCTGCACGTCGCGCTTGTTGCGGAACACCGACTGGCACATCAGCAGCTTGTAAAAGTCGGTGTCGATCAGGGACCGGACGATCGGGTCGATCTTCCATTTGTGGTTCCAGACACGGGTTGCGATGTCGACCATGGGGTCCTCCGGGCGTTTCAAGCGGTTAGACCAAGGCAGGCGGGCGCTGGCAAGCGCATAAGCCCGGGTTGAGGGGGTGCGGATTAAGCCTTTGGCCAATGGTGGGACAGTCCGGCACAGGGCTAGGCAGCCGCATCGCCGGGTCATGTCGATCCCGGTCAGTCAAAGGACCAACCCTCATGAAGTTCGCAACACTCGCCGCCCTGATGACCCTGTCCGCCACCGCTGCCTTCGCGGAACCGGAATGCACCGCACCCGCCGAAGGCGCCGCCGCCCCTGTCTGGGAAGCGATCAAGGCATTCGAGGACGAAGGCGGCGTCGTGCGGTCGTTCAAGATCAACGACGGCAATTGCAACGAGATCTACGGCTCGCTGAACGGCACCAACATGGAAGTCTTCTTCGACCCCACCACGGGCGAAGAGCTGGGCCGCATCGACGCCTGATTGCTGAAAGGACGCACGCCATGATGGCCGGAACCGCAAAACCGTATCGAACCCGCGTCAAGGTCTGGGATCTTGGCGTGCGTCTTTTCCACTGGTCGCTGGTGGCCTCGGTCGGCGGGGCCTGGGTCCTGACCGACCCGCGCTGGCTGCACCGGCGCATCGGATACGTCGTGATCGGGTTGATCGCGTTCCGGCTGGTCTGGGGCCTGATCGGCACACGGCACGCGCGCTGGGCCGATTTCATCCCCGGCCCGGGGCGCCTGATCCGCTATCTGGCCGCGATCGTCCGGGGCCGCGAGGCGCGGACACTGGGGCATAACCCCGCAGGGGCCGCGATGATCGTGGCACTGCTTGCGCTGCTCTCGGGTATCTGTGCGACCGGCGTGATGATGGGCATGGACCGCTATTTCGGGCAGGACTGGGTCGAACACTGGCACAAGGGGCTGGTGAACGGCCTTCTTGTGCTGATCGTCCTGCATCTGGCGGGCGTTCTGCTGGCCAGCCTGCGTCACAAGGAAAACCTTGTCGCGGCGATGATCCACGGTCAGAAGGATCTGCATGATCCCAACCCCCACTGAAAGTCCCCGCATCCGCCTGCGCCGCGTCTTGTTTCTGGGCGCGGCGACGGTGCAGGGCTTGTGCCTGATCCTCTTCGTGCTCGACGTCGCAAAAGAGATGGACGGCGGCGATCGCATGACCGCGGTCGAAGGTGTCGGCGTTCTGGGCCTGCTGGTCAGCGTCGTGATCACCTTGGGCGAATATCGCCGCATGCTGCGCCGCAACGCCCGGGTCGAGGCGCGTCTGGACGCCGCGACCGGCGCATTTACGCGGATGATGGAAGAGCAGTTCACCCGCTGGGGGCTGACCGCGGCAGAACACGACGTCGCCCTGATGTCGGTAAAGGGGCTGTCGGTCGGTGACATTGCCGCCCTGCGCCAGACGGCCACCGGCACGGTCAAGGCGCAGTCCGCCGCGATCTATCGCAAGGCCGGCGTGTCGAACCGGGCCGAGATGATCTCGGTCCTGATCGAGGATCTGATCGACGGCGTGCCGTTGCCGTAACGATCGGGCCTTGCAGAGCGGGCCCTAAAGTTGGCCCGCCTCCATCGCGGCGGCGGCATGGATATGCATCGCGCGCTTGGGCGACACACCCAGCGTCCGCTCGATCTGGTGCAGGAACTCGCCTTCCTCGGGTTGTTCGCTGCCATCGGCCAGCACGACGGTCCACAGCGATTTCACCGCCGCCTCACGCTCTGCCAGCGGAATGGCGTCGTGCAGGACGCGGGCCAGCGTCTCGGTGTCGGGCATCGCCTCTTCCAGCTTTTCGCACTGGGCGCGCATCTTGGCCGCCTGCAGCTTGTTCAGGCCATACATATGCGCCAGCAGGTTGTCGATTTCCTCGACCTCCTCGAACAGATAGGCGCGGTCGACCTTCGCGGCACGCACCAGCAGCGCACCCAGTGCGTGGCGTGCATCGGCCTCGGGCAATTCCGTGACCTTGCGTTCGGCTTGGAACAGGGAAAGCAGGCGTTCGAACATGGCAAAATCCAGTCTGTCGCAGTTTGCCTGTGTGTAGGCCCGCTAACGGGCAGAGTGAACAGGCCCGCCACGATGTCGGACCGCACGGTGCAAGCCTGCAACAGACCCGCTCAGGGGCGTCGCTGGATCAGACGAAAGACCGTCGGCGCGATCGCGATGACGATCGTGATGCGAATGATATGCGTGACCGAGACATAGGCGATGTCCTGTCCCA from Loktanella sp. M215 includes the following:
- the arfB gene encoding alternative ribosome rescue aminoacyl-tRNA hydrolase ArfB yields the protein MADDLFITPTITLQGWELTEQFTRASGPGGQNVNKVSTAVELRFEAERSPSLPDPVKARLKRLAGRRWTLDGALVLFVQDTRSQARNRDLARERLAELIVRATEKPKRRVATKPTYGSVKRRLKAKKVRGEVKALRGTVEE
- a CDS encoding phosphorylase family protein, whose product is MTIDRDLSSFDKTQIEDYDVLIVTALDDLEQVAVDLHLTANSARRVPATDAELDIGITRWLLPNARIGMGSGDLKVLTKCLGAAGNANSALEVAQLIYTQPRPKLLIFCGIGGSLNPTKAQLGNVIVSESIHWRGYDKISGKEMSQRMRSKKHLDYPVNDVLLRHLRKYAKDIETGDASKSVVSFDSSSRDFIQKVTAWAQAVTKVDDALRDDLIGFDPSIYFNRKVPIVKFGKIFSWDFVLNQKDVREEIYADDNGYRVVEMESGGISKAAKWATDYFKNTPTVNVVSIRGISDLCNEKVDDFFRDLSADHAASFLVGFLAERYNPDF
- the pncB gene encoding nicotinate phosphoribosyltransferase; this encodes MVDIATRVWNHKWKIDPIVRSLIDTDFYKLLMCQSVFRNKRDVQVTFSLINRTKSIRLADLVDEGELREQLDYVRSLSLTRGESTWMRGNTFYGKRSMFTPDFMDWFEKLRLPPYHLEKRDGQYELTFQGSWPEVMLWEIPALAILMELRSRAVLRDMGRFELQVLYARAMTKVWEKVERLRAHPGLKIADFGTRRRHSFLWQDWCVQALQEGLGDAFTGTSNCLIAKSRDMEAIGTNAHELPMVYAALADGDAALRQSPYDVLSDWQAEHDGNLRIILPDTYGTPGFLSGAPDWLAGWTGVRIDSGDPAAGAEAAIRWWQSHGEDPLTKLVIFSDGLDVDKIVELHTQFAGRVRVSFGWGTMLTNDFIGLVADDALAPFSLVCKAVAADGRPTVKLSDNPNKAMGPVDEIARYKRVFGVGAQERVEVLV
- a CDS encoding PepSY domain-containing protein, translated to MKFATLAALMTLSATAAFAEPECTAPAEGAAAPVWEAIKAFEDEGGVVRSFKINDGNCNEIYGSLNGTNMEVFFDPTTGEELGRIDA
- a CDS encoding queuosine precursor transporter, which produces MTRILPGVIAMAAIVVASNILVQFLIADGLLTWGAFTYPLAFLVTDLMNRIYGVSAARRVVGVGLIVGIVCSLIGSQIQLEYGPAVPIRVAIASATAFGVAQLLDIAVFNRLRMGVWWVAPLGSTLVSSVVDTVIFFSIAFAATFNGVSAMAADQVIWAQDAVPFLNMGPVVPLWVSLAVADWSVKIAVALIALVPFRLIVGRVTQARV
- a CDS encoding helix-turn-helix transcriptional regulator; this translates as MIPTPTESPRIRLRRVLFLGAATVQGLCLILFVLDVAKEMDGGDRMTAVEGVGVLGLLVSVVITLGEYRRMLRRNARVEARLDAATGAFTRMMEEQFTRWGLTAAEHDVALMSVKGLSVGDIAALRQTATGTVKAQSAAIYRKAGVSNRAEMISVLIEDLIDGVPLP
- a CDS encoding tellurite resistance TerB family protein, whose product is MFERLLSLFQAERKVTELPEADARHALGALLVRAAKVDRAYLFEEVEEIDNLLAHMYGLNKLQAAKMRAQCEKLEEAMPDTETLARVLHDAIPLAEREAAVKSLWTVVLADGSEQPEEGEFLHQIERTLGVSPKRAMHIHAAAAMEAGQL
- a CDS encoding cytochrome b/b6 domain-containing protein; its protein translation is MMAGTAKPYRTRVKVWDLGVRLFHWSLVASVGGAWVLTDPRWLHRRIGYVVIGLIAFRLVWGLIGTRHARWADFIPGPGRLIRYLAAIVRGREARTLGHNPAGAAMIVALLALLSGICATGVMMGMDRYFGQDWVEHWHKGLVNGLLVLIVLHLAGVLLASLRHKENLVAAMIHGQKDLHDPNPH